AGTAGCGCTGCGTTACGTGCGCCTAGGCATGGCGAAAGTGACGGATCCGGGCGGCACGGCGTACGGTGAAGCGATACCGGGATTGCCGTACTCGGGTAAAACCGGCACCGCCGAAACCGGCGTGGGCGGCAGCGGCGCGAACACGACGTGGTTCATTGCCTGGGCGCCCACGAAGCATCCGAAAATCGCGATCGCCGTCTTCGTCGATCGCAGCGGCGGCTACGGCTCCGAAGTGGCC
This portion of the Candidatus Dormiibacterota bacterium genome encodes:
- a CDS encoding penicillin-binding transpeptidase domain-containing protein, which translates into the protein PLQMVNVASTVINGGTLYKPEIVHEIRSPDGKIIKTIDPQIIRHVPATQVALRYVRLGMAKVTDPGGTAYGEAIPGLPYSGKTGTAETGVGGSGANTTWFIAWAPTKHPKIAIAVFVDRSGGYGSEVAAPIAREIMVKYFRVKNAH